A single region of the Oncorhynchus keta strain PuntledgeMale-10-30-2019 chromosome 4, Oket_V2, whole genome shotgun sequence genome encodes:
- the LOC127929238 gene encoding polyadenylate-binding protein-interacting protein 2-like: MKDPSRINNTPSLSSIELILHEQFINDDNPFVEYMWMENEEEFNRQVEEELWEEEFIEQCFQEMLEEEENEWFIPARDLPPTLGQLQDQLNLLVLSDTGIVHSLAINSNLNPVPGLKH; this comes from the exons ATGAAAGACCCAAGTCGCATCAACAACACCCCGAGCCTCAGCAGCATAGAATTGATCCTACATGAACAGTTCATCAATGATGACAATCCCTTTGTTGAATACATGTGGATGGAGAACGAGGAGGAATTCAACAGACAG GTTGAGGAGGAGCTGTGGGAGGAGGAGTTCATTGAGCAGTGTTTCCAGGAGAtgttagaggaagaggagaacgaATGGTTCATCCCAGCCAGAGATCTCCCTCCAACCCTCGGTCAGCTCCAGGACCAACTAAACCTACTGGTCCTCAGTGACACAGGCATCGTACACAGCCTGGCG ATTAACAGCAATTTGAACCCTGTACCAGGATTGAAGCACTGA